From the genome of Fusobacterium varium, one region includes:
- the rmlC gene encoding dTDP-4-dehydrorhamnose 3,5-epimerase, protein MSKFKKIETGIEGLYILEPTVFGDERGFFLETYNKKEFEEIGIFEEFVQDNHSKSKRGVLRGLHFQTKHSQGKLVRVIRGAVYDVAVDIRKGSPTYGKWYGIELSAKNKKMFFIPKGFAHGFLTLEDETEFQYKCTDLYHSEYDSGIMWNDKDIDINWNFEKYGLKEDDVVLSEKDKNHQIFKKYRKNI, encoded by the coding sequence ATGAGTAAATTTAAAAAGATAGAAACAGGAATAGAAGGTCTATACATATTAGAACCAACTGTATTTGGTGATGAAAGAGGTTTTTTTCTGGAGACATACAACAAAAAAGAATTTGAGGAAATTGGAATATTTGAAGAATTTGTACAAGATAATCATTCTAAATCTAAAAGAGGTGTACTTAGAGGACTTCATTTTCAAACTAAACATTCTCAAGGAAAACTTGTAAGAGTAATAAGAGGAGCTGTATATGATGTAGCTGTAGATATTAGAAAAGGCAGTCCTACATATGGGAAATGGTATGGAATAGAATTAAGCGCAAAAAACAAGAAAATGTTTTTTATACCAAAGGGATTTGCTCATGGATTTTTGACATTGGAAGATGAAACAGAATTTCAATATAAATGTACAGACTTATACCACTCTGAATATGATTCTGGAATAATGTGGAATGATAAAGATATAGATATCAATTGGAATTTTGAAAAATATGGTTTAAAAGAAGATGATGTAGTTTTATCTGAAAAAGATAAAAATCATCAAATTTTTAAAAAGTATAGGAAAAATATATGA
- a CDS encoding putative glycosyl transferase, giving the protein MKNKKISIIVPIYNGEIYIKKLVEKLKEQKGNFSIELIALVSFSKDKSLEISKELFDKVLEVKKFNHAKTRHEGALIAEGDILVFITQDILPYDNNWLKELVNPLNENIIASFSKQIAYEEHSEIEKIIRRFNYPDENRICNK; this is encoded by the coding sequence ATGAAAAATAAGAAAATTTCAATAATTGTTCCCATATATAATGGAGAAATTTATATAAAAAAATTAGTGGAAAAACTCAAAGAGCAAAAAGGTAATTTTTCTATTGAGTTAATAGCATTGGTAAGTTTTTCAAAAGATAAAAGTTTAGAAATCTCAAAAGAGCTATTTGATAAAGTTTTAGAGGTTAAAAAGTTTAATCATGCCAAAACAAGACACGAAGGAGCATTAATAGCTGAGGGAGATATATTAGTTTTCATAACACAAGATATATTACCCTATGATAATAATTGGCTAAAAGAATTAGTTAATCCTTTAAATGAAAATATTATTGCTTCTTTTTCAAAGCAAATAGCATATGAGGAACATTCTGAAATAGAAAAAATTATTAGAAGATTTAATTACCCTGATGAAAATAGAATCTGTAATAAATAA
- the rmlA gene encoding Glucose-1-phosphate thymidylyltransferase → MKGIILAGGSGTRLYPITKSISKQITPIYDKPMIYYPLSVLMLAGIKDILVISTPRDLPMFEELLKTGSDFGISLSYAVQEQPNGLVEAFLIGENFIGNDSCALVLGDNIFYGHGFTGMLKEAEARKKGATIFGYYVQNSRDFGVVEFDESNRAISLEEKPENPKSNYAVPGLYFYDNTVVEKAKKVKPSKRGELEITTLNEMYLNEGTLNVTSLGRGMAWLDTGTHEALLEAANYVKTIQSRQGVMVACLEEIAYRNGWITKEKVCELAKPLLKSKYGKYLMELIK, encoded by the coding sequence ATGAAAGGAATAATATTAGCAGGAGGAAGTGGAACAAGACTTTATCCAATAACCAAATCAATATCAAAACAGATAACACCAATATATGATAAACCAATGATATATTATCCACTATCAGTTTTAATGTTGGCTGGAATAAAAGATATTCTGGTTATTTCTACCCCAAGAGATCTTCCTATGTTTGAAGAATTGTTAAAAACAGGTTCAGATTTTGGTATATCCCTAAGTTATGCAGTTCAGGAACAGCCTAATGGTTTGGTAGAAGCATTTTTAATAGGAGAGAACTTCATAGGAAATGATTCGTGTGCTTTGGTTCTTGGAGACAATATATTTTATGGTCATGGATTTACAGGAATGTTAAAAGAAGCTGAAGCAAGAAAAAAAGGAGCAACAATATTTGGATACTATGTACAAAATTCTAGAGATTTTGGAGTAGTAGAATTTGATGAAAGTAACAGAGCAATATCATTAGAGGAAAAGCCAGAGAATCCAAAATCTAATTATGCAGTACCTGGGTTATATTTTTATGATAATACAGTAGTAGAAAAAGCTAAGAAAGTAAAGCCTTCAAAAAGAGGAGAGTTAGAAATAACAACACTGAATGAAATGTATCTTAATGAAGGAACTCTAAATGTAACAAGTTTAGGAAGAGGAATGGCTTGGCTTGATACAGGAACGCATGAAGCGCTTTTAGAAGCAGCAAACTATGTAAAAACAATTCAAAGTAGACAGGGAGTAATGGTAGCCTGTCTTGAAGAAATTGCATATAGGAATGGTTGGATAACAAAAGAAAAAGTATGTGAATTAGCAAAACCACTACTTAAATCTAAATATGGAAAATATTTGATGGAACTCATCAAATAG
- the wcaJ_4 gene encoding Putative colanic biosynthesis UDP-glucose lipid carrier transferase, whose product MKRQSSKVLMIVLQFLFYFLINKIFNVPDRIMYNTFFIYLALNLTKNMYSFKTILIWEELKKQLFVHTEYLIIMLINDAAFWGSKYILVHLIVGITFTFFNLIIIKIIRNIFRKSLEKRLLIIGVGNTAKELTHVIKENDFTMYNLLGYISANSLEGVNQNIQIEKNKILGNCCDIEKVIEENQINEVIIALPLADNKQMAEIINRLDGKVNKIKFTPELNGTYTFNSSIEDYDGIMLVSSYNGMNRRTNKFLKRSFDLVTGIIGCLVLSILYLIYAPKIKKDGGKAMFLHTRIGQCLKTFKMYKFRTMYADAEKRLEEMLSKDEKLREEFYKNFKLKDDPRITEVGKFLRKTSLDEFPQFINVIKGEMSFVGPRPVVQKEVDMYYGEENSRKIFMVKPGITGMWQANGRSDVENYDERIALDLYYIRNWSLWLDIIITIKTIKNVIGKKGAY is encoded by the coding sequence GTGAAAAGGCAAAGTTCAAAAGTTTTAATGATAGTATTACAGTTTTTATTCTATTTTTTAATAAATAAAATATTTAACGTACCAGACAGAATTATGTATAATACTTTCTTCATCTATCTTGCATTAAATCTTACTAAAAATATGTATTCCTTTAAAACTATACTCATATGGGAGGAACTGAAAAAACAACTCTTTGTACATACAGAATACCTCATAATTATGTTGATAAATGATGCAGCATTCTGGGGAAGTAAATATATCCTAGTTCATTTGATAGTAGGAATAACATTTACCTTCTTTAATTTAATCATAATAAAAATCATAAGGAATATATTTAGAAAATCACTAGAAAAAAGACTTCTCATTATAGGAGTTGGAAATACAGCCAAAGAACTAACTCATGTAATTAAAGAGAATGATTTTACAATGTACAACTTACTAGGATATATAAGCGCTAATTCTTTGGAAGGAGTTAATCAAAATATACAGATAGAAAAGAATAAAATACTTGGAAACTGCTGTGATATAGAAAAAGTAATAGAAGAGAATCAAATAAATGAAGTGATAATAGCACTACCATTGGCAGATAATAAGCAGATGGCAGAAATAATTAATAGGCTGGATGGAAAAGTAAATAAGATAAAATTTACACCAGAATTAAATGGAACATATACTTTTAATTCAAGTATAGAGGATTATGATGGAATAATGCTTGTATCTTCATACAATGGAATGAATAGAAGAACAAACAAATTTCTTAAAAGAAGCTTTGATTTAGTTACTGGAATAATAGGGTGTCTAGTCCTTTCCATACTTTACCTTATATATGCACCAAAGATAAAAAAAGATGGAGGAAAAGCAATGTTTCTTCATACAAGAATAGGCCAGTGCCTAAAAACTTTTAAAATGTATAAGTTTAGAACTATGTATGCTGATGCAGAGAAGAGACTGGAAGAGATGTTATCAAAAGATGAAAAACTCAGAGAAGAATTTTATAAGAATTTTAAACTTAAAGATGACCCAAGAATAACAGAAGTAGGAAAATTTTTAAGAAAGACATCATTAGATGAATTTCCCCAATTTATTAATGTAATAAAAGGAGAAATGTCATTTGTTGGACCAAGACCAGTAGTACAAAAAGAAGTAGATATGTACTATGGTGAAGAAAATAGTAGAAAGATATTTATGGTAAAACCAGGAATAACAGGAATGTGGCAGGCAAATGGAAGGTCAGATGTAGAAAATTATGATGAGAGAATAGCATTGGATCTCTACTATATAAGAAATTGGTCATTATGGTTGGATATAATAATAACAATAAAAACAATAAAGAATGTTATTGGGAAAAAGGGGGCATATTAA
- a CDS encoding Glycosyl transferases group 1, translating into MTIDGTENLYSKEIVEKYKNLKCIEFLGLLTREEVFEYYSKVECLIFPSKLETWGLPISEFKIYNKPIILSELEYAHETVGEYEKCLFFNPNSEDELEKQMLKIINKEDKYENNKINNLNKNYKKNWKELFELLLGDQL; encoded by the coding sequence TTGACAATTGATGGTACAGAGAATTTATATTCTAAAGAAATAGTAGAAAAGTATAAAAATTTAAAGTGTATAGAATTTCTAGGATTATTAACTAGAGAAGAAGTATTTGAATATTATTCTAAAGTAGAATGCTTGATTTTTCCTTCAAAACTAGAAACATGGGGATTACCAATAAGTGAATTTAAAATATATAACAAACCAATAATTTTATCAGAATTAGAGTATGCACATGAAACTGTAGGAGAATATGAAAAATGTTTATTTTTTAATCCAAACTCTGAAGATGAATTAGAAAAACAAATGTTAAAAATTATAAATAAAGAAGATAAATATGAAAATAATAAAATAAATAATTTAAATAAAAATTATAAGAAAAATTGGAAAGAGCTTTTTGAATTATTATTAGGAGATCAATTATGA